The Jiangella alba genome includes the window GTCGCCGGCCCCGGGGTACTGGACCTTGACGGCGACCGTGCGGCCGTCGTGCCACACCGCCTTGTGCACCTGGCCGATGGACGCCGACGCGGCCGGTGCGTCGTCGAAGGACTGGAAACACTCGCGCCAGTCGGGCCCGAGGTCGGCGGCGAGCACGCCGTGTACCGTCGCGGCCTTCATCGGCGGCGCGGACTCCTGCAGCTTGGTAAGCGTGGCGCGGTAGGGCGCGGCCAGCTCTTCCGGGATGCCCGCCTCGAGCACGGACAGGGTCTGGCCGAACTTCATGGCGCCGCCCTTGAGCTCGCCGAGCACCCGGAAGACGTGTTCGGCCGTGCGCTGCTGGAGGTCGGCGCTGACGGACGCGGCCGAGGCGCCGCTCAGCCGCCGTCCCAGGCCCAGCGTCGCCCGCCCGGCCAGCCCGAGCGGCAGTGACGCGAGCTTGAAAGCACGGTTCACGGCGTTGCGTGGCAGATCGCTCACGTCTCCCATTGTGCCGCGTCCCCCTCGCGGCTCGCCCAACCGCATCCACAGCGCGGATGACGGGTCCAGCTCCGCCGCCGCGGCAGCCCCGACGGCAACGTCACCTCGATGGTGCCGTCGACCGCGGCCGGAGCGAACCCGTCGAGGCAGGCCAGCACCTGGGTGGCGGCCAGCCCGGCGACCACGGCGGCCAGCGCGGTGTCGCAGGCCGGCTCGGGTGGCGGACGGCGCAGCGCCTGGTCGAGGACGAGCGGCCAGTGCGGGTCGCGGGCGGTGCGGTGGAGGTCGAGGCAGCGCAGGCAGGACGACCGGCCGGGCAGCACCAGCGGCCCGACCACCCCCGTCACCTCGACGACCTGCGCGAGCAGATGCGGGATGCCCTGACGCACCAGCTCGGCGGCCTCGTCGCGGCCGGTGCCGCCGCTCGGCGCGAGGACGGCCAGGCTCGGCGCCGCGGGCCGGCGGCCGTCGGGTTCCTCGCCCGCGTCGGCCGGGAGCAGCGCGGCCAGCGAACGCCGCCGGGGCGCACCGACGGCGTCGGGCGGGTGGCCGCCGGGGCTGACGTCGGCCGGGCGGACTGGCTGGCCGTCGAGCACGGCGACCGTCCCCACTCCGGCCGCCGCCAGCAGCCGGGCGATCTGCGCGCCGACCCGCCCGGCGCCGTGCACGTCGACCCGCTGCCGGGACCGGGCGGCCAGCACGTCGCCGCCGCCGGCCGGGGCACGGGCCAGCAGCGCGGCGCTGGAGCGGTCGGGCTGGCGCCGCCCGGCGCCGGGTTCGTCGCGGGGCTCGCGGCCGGGCTCGGTGCTTGGCCGGTCGCCGTCGATGACGGCGCCGGCCGCCAGCAGCAGTTCGGTGAGGTGGTCGGCGGCGGACCGGCCGAGGCCGACCTCCGCCGCCAGCTCACGCAGCGCCGCGAGGTCGGCCTCGCCGGTCATCGCCTCGACGACGGCCCGCTCGGGCCGGCTCAGCCCGCCCACCACCAGCGCGAGCCGCGGCGTCGCGCCCACCTGCAAGGTGGACTCGTCTCGCCAGGTGCGGCTCAGCGCGGGGTGGAGGATCGGACGCACAGCGGCATCCTGCCGGTTTCGGCGCCGCCGTGCGTTCGGCTGTCCACAGGCCCGCGAGCGCGGGCCCGGCCGGCGTCAGACGCGCCCGAGGATGCGGTTCAGATTCGTCGAACAGACCGGGCAGGTGGCCTTCGCCATGCGGGTGCCCTTGTCGTTGACGACGATGTCGCCGGTGGCCTCGCGCTTCTCCTTGCACTTCACGCAGTAGAACTCCCCCGTGTACGTCTCAGCCATTCGTGGCCTTCCTTTCCTCGTTGCAGGAGTGGAAGCAGCAGGTCAGCCGCGTCCCCCGTGTGGTTGAGCCGACACATTACGCCAGCCGGCGGATCCTTCGAGGCAGAAATGACGAGCGAGAATGCGCTCGGCGGGATCTCAGTTCCGCTGACGGGCGCGCGCCTTCCCCGGACGCGCGGAAATGTCATCGTTTTCCGAGATCCCGCCGAGCGGGATCGGGCGGCCCGTGCGAAGTGTGGTGTGCAAGGGATTCGAGCCGCCGGACATGTCAGTGAACGTACGGCGATCCCGAGGTGGCGGCAACGGGAACGGCGGTGGACCGTCCCAAGGCTGTGGATAACTCTGTGGACGACCTGTGCAGGACCACCGGAGTACTTGTGGACCACCGGTGCGCAGTGTGTTGACAACCTGGAGGCTACCTATTGTCGACGGCTCTGAGCTGGGCAAACACAATCCACCACATGTGTACGAAGAAAGTGTGGCCGACGTCGCTCCGAGGAACGCGGCGGAGCCGGGCATTGGCCTCGTAGGCGACGATCTCGACCGGTTATCCACATTGCATCCACGCATTCGCAGGCGGATGGGTCTACGGTGCAACCATGGAGGCACCGGACGTCGAGATACGGCGCTCGCTGCGCCGCCGGCGTACGGTCACGGCGTTCCGCGAGAACGGCCGCATCGTCGTGTGCCTCCCGTCGCGCCTCAGCAAAGCCGAGGAACGTCGCTGGGTCC containing:
- a CDS encoding DUF5679 domain-containing protein translates to MAETYTGEFYCVKCKEKREATGDIVVNDKGTRMAKATCPVCSTNLNRILGRV